Proteins co-encoded in one Arthrobacter globiformis genomic window:
- a CDS encoding aspartate aminotransferase family protein — translation MDATTLRAQARRHLGPHFTRKDTWDSEFPIFVRGEGSYLIDTEGDRYLDGLAGLFCVNMGHGRADIAQAASEQISTLAYASNWGAAHPPAIEAAALIAELAPGDLGTTFFVNSGSEAVETALKFARQYFRSQGQPQRTKIISRNMAYHGTTMGALSITQLPKIKDPFGELLPGIRSVPNTLGFTGDCGPVTELECFQAIERTILAEGPDTIAAIFAEPVQNGRGALVAPTGYWPALRALCDKYGILLVSDEVICSFGRLGHFFGYGVTGVVPDMVTFAKGSTSGYAPLGGMIVREKLVQELFNSSKGGVFTHGATWGGHPVSTAVAVANITAMRDEGVLGNVQENGPKIMAALESLKDSHRCVKAIRGTGFFYAIELMADSFSGRELTDAESLTVLREVLPESFKRTKVILRGDDRGATMIMISPPLVADSDVLSELLHGVDGMLNDIEKAIQP, via the coding sequence GTGGACGCCACCACCCTCCGGGCTCAGGCCCGACGACACCTCGGACCGCATTTCACACGCAAGGACACCTGGGACAGTGAATTCCCCATTTTTGTCCGTGGAGAAGGAAGCTACCTCATCGACACTGAGGGTGACCGTTATCTCGATGGTTTGGCGGGGCTTTTCTGCGTCAACATGGGACACGGGCGAGCCGACATAGCCCAGGCCGCCAGCGAACAAATCAGCACCCTGGCGTACGCCTCCAACTGGGGGGCCGCGCACCCGCCTGCCATCGAAGCTGCTGCTCTTATCGCTGAGCTGGCTCCCGGTGATCTTGGTACGACCTTCTTCGTTAACTCCGGCTCAGAGGCCGTAGAGACGGCCCTGAAATTCGCCCGTCAGTACTTCCGCAGCCAGGGCCAGCCGCAGCGGACCAAGATCATCAGCCGGAACATGGCCTACCACGGCACTACCATGGGCGCGCTCTCCATCACCCAATTACCTAAGATCAAGGACCCCTTCGGCGAACTTCTTCCCGGCATCCGCAGCGTTCCGAATACGCTCGGCTTCACCGGGGACTGTGGCCCCGTCACAGAACTGGAATGCTTCCAGGCCATCGAACGAACCATTCTCGCCGAGGGTCCCGACACGATCGCAGCTATCTTCGCCGAGCCAGTGCAGAACGGCCGCGGCGCCCTGGTGGCGCCGACTGGCTACTGGCCGGCGCTGCGTGCGTTGTGTGACAAGTACGGAATCCTGCTGGTATCAGACGAGGTGATCTGCTCCTTCGGACGTCTTGGTCATTTCTTCGGCTACGGAGTGACAGGCGTAGTTCCGGACATGGTCACGTTTGCGAAGGGGTCCACCTCTGGTTACGCGCCCCTCGGCGGCATGATTGTGCGGGAAAAGCTGGTCCAGGAGCTGTTCAACTCCTCCAAGGGCGGTGTCTTCACTCATGGAGCCACGTGGGGCGGGCACCCGGTCTCAACGGCAGTCGCAGTCGCCAACATCACCGCCATGCGTGACGAAGGCGTCCTGGGCAACGTCCAGGAAAACGGGCCGAAAATAATGGCCGCGCTGGAGTCCCTGAAGGACTCACACCGCTGTGTCAAGGCCATCCGGGGCACGGGCTTCTTCTACGCGATCGAACTCATGGCCGATAGTTTCAGCGGCCGGGAACTGACTGACGCGGAATCGCTGACGGTACTACGTGAAGTGCTGCCCGAATCCTTTAAGCGGACGAAGGTGATCCTGCGGGGCGATGACCGCGGCGCAACCATGATCATGATCTCCCCGCCGCTGGTCGCCGACAGCGATGTGCTGTCCGAGCTGCTCCATGGCGTGGATGGAATGCTCAACGACATCGAAAAGGCCATTCAGCCTTAG